In [Leptolyngbya] sp. PCC 7376, a genomic segment contains:
- a CDS encoding family 10 glycosylhydrolase: protein MGGFGFSTFSQFKQRLMALSLALGIGSLSPLALLSQPVQAKTNQYCRLDAQAIAAKDQLREKALSGDQTAQQEYTKLLDEHGKQLNECRQKNWPKDQAIWLRVYPCDTRAGVIDKVLDDIVNKGYDHLYLEVFYDSQALLPENQNKTAWPSVLKTNGLEDRDLMAEIIAKGHARGLKVYAWMFGLNFGYVYANRSDRRTVMARNGFGQTSLDFVKDGAQAFADPYNRTAQEDYYKLVKEILKRKPDGVLFDYIRYPRGTGTQSVTASVNDLWIYSPAAIQALYNRAQNKQGLVLIEKYLRNRKITVGDVTAVRAQHPNEDTPRWQGRNAQASEKNLSDSQLHQRLQNDLWYLTVGHAAQGVVDFVNLIAQAPQRQGVPAGAVFFPGGNQIVGQRGFDSRLQPWDKFPSSLEWHAMAYSVCGSPQCIVNEIARVVRFASSDTEIIPALAGDWDRAIGNRPSLKDQMAAIRANFPRIDSVSHFAYSWQEPTSDNERKFCRV from the coding sequence ATGGGTGGTTTCGGTTTCTCAACTTTCTCTCAGTTCAAGCAGCGATTAATGGCTTTATCCCTTGCCCTCGGCATCGGTAGTCTCAGTCCACTGGCCCTCTTATCTCAGCCAGTTCAGGCAAAAACAAACCAATATTGTCGTCTCGATGCTCAGGCGATCGCCGCCAAAGATCAGCTGCGAGAAAAGGCATTAAGCGGTGACCAAACCGCCCAGCAAGAATATACAAAATTACTCGACGAGCACGGCAAACAGCTCAATGAATGTCGTCAGAAAAATTGGCCGAAAGATCAAGCTATTTGGCTGCGTGTTTATCCCTGTGATACCAGAGCAGGCGTGATCGATAAAGTCCTTGATGACATCGTTAATAAAGGCTATGACCACCTCTATCTTGAGGTGTTTTATGACAGTCAGGCACTCCTCCCAGAAAACCAAAATAAAACCGCTTGGCCTTCAGTTTTAAAGACAAACGGTCTCGAAGATCGAGATCTCATGGCAGAAATCATCGCGAAAGGCCATGCCCGTGGCTTGAAAGTCTACGCTTGGATGTTTGGCCTTAATTTTGGTTATGTCTATGCAAATCGGAGCGATCGCCGCACAGTAATGGCACGGAATGGCTTCGGTCAAACCAGTCTCGATTTTGTGAAAGATGGCGCCCAAGCCTTTGCAGATCCCTACAATCGTACGGCTCAAGAAGATTACTATAAACTCGTCAAAGAAATTCTGAAGCGCAAACCTGATGGCGTGTTATTTGACTACATTCGCTATCCTCGGGGAACTGGCACCCAATCCGTAACAGCGTCAGTCAATGATTTGTGGATTTATAGCCCAGCAGCAATCCAAGCCCTCTACAACCGCGCCCAGAATAAACAAGGATTAGTCCTCATCGAAAAATATCTCCGCAACCGTAAGATCACCGTTGGTGACGTTACAGCTGTTCGCGCCCAACACCCCAATGAAGATACACCGCGTTGGCAGGGACGTAATGCTCAAGCTTCCGAAAAGAATCTCTCAGACTCCCAGCTTCACCAACGCTTACAAAATGATTTGTGGTATTTGACGGTAGGTCATGCAGCCCAAGGTGTAGTTGATTTTGTGAATTTGATTGCCCAAGCCCCGCAACGACAAGGCGTTCCTGCAGGTGCTGTATTTTTCCCTGGGGGCAATCAAATTGTCGGTCAGCGAGGCTTTGATTCGCGCCTACAACCTTGGGATAAGTTTCCTTCCTCCCTTGAATGGCACGCGATGGCTTATTCGGTTTGCGGTAGCCCCCAATGCATTGTCAATGAGATTGCGCGAGTTGTACGATTTGCGTCCTCTGACACTGAAATCATTCCAGCACTCGCCGGAGATTGGGATCGGGCCATTGGCAATCGTCCTTCCTTAAAAGATCAAATGGCCGCCATCCGCGCAAATTTCCCTCGGATCGACAGCGTCAGTCATTTTGCTTATTCATGGCAGGAACCAACTTCAGATAATGAGCGTAAATTCTGTCGTGTGTAG
- a CDS encoding DUF1971 domain-containing protein encodes MLKALPDNLVAYKRTPEFTKTSIPQGLLHSHSTKAEVWGKIVVLAGELTYRILEPTIEEILLTPTQFGIVEPTIHHEVVPYRGVCFYVEFYRDPLPHR; translated from the coding sequence TTGCTCAAGGCGCTACCTGACAATCTTGTTGCTTATAAAAGAACCCCAGAATTCACCAAGACTTCCATCCCTCAAGGCTTGCTCCATAGTCACAGTACAAAAGCAGAGGTTTGGGGGAAAATCGTTGTTTTGGCAGGCGAGCTAACCTACCGAATTTTGGAACCAACTATCGAAGAAATTTTGTTGACTCCTACCCAATTTGGCATTGTAGAGCCCACAATTCATCATGAGGTTGTTCCCTATCGAGGTGTATGCTTCTATGTTGAGTTTTACCGCGATCCTCTACCTCATCGCTAA
- a CDS encoding Mur ligase family protein: protein MSMLKALRLAIACSVAKSVTAVVRGLKLSAGSVLAGAIARKIFPNVLPELFEQAKKGVILVVGTNGKTTTSLLIKAILTAQGYKIAHNATGANLINGLATALLERANLVGKLDIDYAILEVDENIVPILLKTCTPTHMVTLNLFRDQLDRYGEVDTISKRWQEAIAPLPTETTIIVNGDDPTLNHFGQQLSQTVKFFGLSEPDLYLDAIPHAVDSIYCPQCGASLNYKGVYLSHLGDYHCDSCGFSKNVLDIHSPDWGQILIGVYNKYNTLAAGLLAEDLGIHRDVIDEEIQNFKAAFGRAEELEVDGKAVRILLSKNPVGMNETIRAVTDLQKQGKTSTALVILNDRAPDGTDVSWIWDVDMEKITQFPGKIIISGDRTHDMALRLHYCQGNAQLAVETNLEKSIQMALDATPADQTLHILPTYSAMLEVRQILTGRKIL from the coding sequence ATGTCTATGTTAAAAGCTCTAAGGTTGGCGATCGCCTGTAGTGTGGCGAAGTCAGTGACGGCAGTGGTGCGGGGTCTGAAGCTCAGTGCTGGTAGCGTGTTGGCCGGGGCGATCGCCAGAAAGATTTTTCCCAACGTTTTGCCAGAGCTATTCGAGCAAGCAAAAAAAGGCGTTATTTTAGTCGTTGGTACCAATGGCAAGACCACCACATCCTTGCTTATTAAAGCCATTTTGACGGCACAGGGTTACAAAATTGCCCATAATGCCACCGGCGCAAACCTCATTAATGGCCTAGCGACAGCCTTACTTGAAAGGGCAAATTTAGTCGGTAAGTTGGATATTGACTATGCCATCCTCGAAGTAGACGAAAATATTGTTCCTATTCTCCTAAAAACTTGCACACCGACCCACATGGTCACGCTCAATCTTTTTCGAGATCAGCTAGACCGCTACGGCGAAGTGGATACTATCAGTAAACGTTGGCAGGAGGCGATCGCCCCTCTCCCCACAGAAACAACCATTATCGTGAATGGCGATGACCCAACCCTCAACCATTTTGGACAACAGCTTTCCCAAACTGTTAAGTTCTTTGGTCTCAGCGAACCAGACCTTTATCTTGATGCCATTCCCCATGCCGTGGACTCGATCTATTGTCCCCAATGTGGCGCATCGTTAAATTACAAAGGCGTATATTTATCCCACCTCGGTGATTATCACTGTGATAGTTGTGGTTTCTCGAAAAATGTCCTCGATATCCATAGTCCAGATTGGGGACAAATTTTGATCGGTGTTTATAACAAATACAACACCCTTGCCGCGGGATTACTTGCAGAAGATTTAGGCATTCACCGTGATGTAATTGACGAAGAGATTCAAAATTTCAAAGCAGCCTTTGGTCGAGCAGAGGAATTAGAAGTTGATGGAAAAGCTGTCCGCATCCTTCTCTCGAAAAATCCAGTGGGAATGAATGAAACAATTCGTGCTGTCACCGATCTCCAAAAGCAAGGTAAAACGTCTACGGCTCTCGTAATCCTCAATGACCGTGCTCCTGATGGTACCGATGTGTCATGGATTTGGGATGTGGATATGGAAAAAATCACCCAGTTTCCCGGCAAAATTATTATTAGTGGCGATCGCACCCACGATATGGCGCTGCGACTCCATTATTGCCAAGGCAATGCACAATTGGCAGTGGAAACAAATCTCGAAAAATCGATTCAAATGGCATTAGACGCGACCCCAGCAGACCAAACATTGCATATTCTGCCGACCTATTCTGCAATGTTAGAAGTGCGCCAAATTCTTACTGGTCGCAAAATTTTATAA
- a CDS encoding nitrite/sulfite reductase: MTTTTTKTWKDVLGDRITPQMAEEIDTFENQMALRRQNKLDEKVFAELRLRRGAYGQRYDNGFRNDGEKPKPIPFPRTELTKGPDTKWQAPGMQRIKIPYGGMTAEQMDLIADICEEYSDNIIHITTRQDIQLHFLSLDNIPDMHRRLAAVGITVREACGNSVRNVTACPLAGVCHDEVFDVSGHAQELTDFFLGHRDIQDFGRKLKIAFSGCEDNPCGLTSMHDLGFIAKTKVIDGVEVKGFKTFVGGGLGSVPFLAKLYSDFVPLEEIFPLSQAIFRVFARLGEKQNRNKARIKFLIQKLGLDEFRRLVEEERKIIEPDPGWTSWIEKLSTYQESGKAEPVSPGSTVDDTDAYEKWKTTNLYPQRQDGYITVAVSLPLGDATSPQFRGLADIVRKYTNDTIRTTVEQNVLIRWVHEADLPALYMDLKAINMHHGGAQSIIDITACPGTDTCKLGIGSSRGLAGELSRRMAVKGWQYNQAIKDIRIKISGCFNSCSQHMVAEIGFYGSSRRIQRRRVPHFNLVLGGAWDNNASTYGKSMGVLPSKRIPDVVEFLVDTFMKERQGDEKFPAFFNRIGRKEMKDRLKPFTEVPSYEEDKSFYSDWADSREFTLGDIGIGECAGEVVTLTDFSMADAESLHFDATVLLDEEPQNGNIQQAADKAIASMVSAAQALIKFQNIDIKDDPEVVAAEFRKYFYDTQLFFDPFAKGKFAQYFFAALEDKAPASVDRAQQLVEEARLFIEAAHSCNSRMVDEGITSPVSFKQWMLKKGVS, encoded by the coding sequence ATGACCACGACAACTACCAAAACTTGGAAAGACGTTCTTGGCGATCGCATCACCCCACAGATGGCTGAGGAAATCGATACATTCGAGAATCAAATGGCGTTGCGCCGTCAAAACAAGCTAGATGAAAAGGTCTTTGCCGAGCTGCGATTGCGCCGGGGAGCCTATGGACAGCGCTATGACAACGGTTTTCGGAACGATGGCGAAAAACCTAAGCCTATTCCTTTCCCTCGCACAGAACTAACGAAAGGCCCTGATACAAAATGGCAAGCACCGGGAATGCAGCGCATCAAAATTCCCTATGGTGGCATGACTGCCGAGCAGATGGATCTGATTGCAGATATCTGCGAAGAATATTCCGACAATATTATTCACATCACTACCCGTCAGGACATTCAACTTCATTTCCTGTCCCTCGACAATATTCCTGACATGCACCGTCGTTTGGCGGCAGTGGGCATCACTGTTCGGGAAGCCTGTGGTAACTCTGTCCGTAATGTGACTGCTTGTCCTCTCGCTGGCGTTTGCCATGACGAAGTTTTTGATGTCTCTGGCCATGCCCAAGAACTTACAGACTTTTTCCTCGGACACCGTGATATCCAAGACTTTGGACGTAAACTCAAAATTGCCTTCTCCGGTTGTGAAGACAATCCCTGCGGTTTGACATCCATGCATGACCTTGGCTTTATTGCTAAGACAAAGGTTATTGATGGCGTCGAAGTTAAAGGCTTCAAAACATTTGTGGGTGGTGGTCTTGGTTCTGTACCATTCCTTGCCAAGCTCTATTCTGACTTCGTTCCCCTCGAAGAAATCTTCCCCCTCTCCCAAGCAATTTTCCGTGTCTTTGCTCGTCTCGGTGAAAAGCAAAACCGTAACAAGGCTCGTATTAAATTCCTCATCCAAAAACTGGGTCTCGATGAATTCCGTCGCTTAGTCGAAGAAGAACGCAAAATTATTGAACCTGATCCAGGTTGGACTTCATGGATTGAAAAGCTCTCCACTTACCAAGAAAGCGGTAAAGCAGAACCTGTATCTCCTGGCTCAACAGTGGATGACACTGATGCTTATGAGAAGTGGAAAACGACAAACCTCTACCCTCAACGTCAAGATGGCTATATCACCGTGGCGGTTTCTCTACCCCTTGGTGATGCAACATCTCCTCAGTTCCGTGGTTTAGCCGATATCGTTCGGAAATATACAAATGACACGATTCGGACAACTGTTGAACAGAACGTTTTAATCCGTTGGGTACATGAGGCCGACTTACCCGCGCTCTATATGGATCTAAAAGCGATCAATATGCACCATGGTGGCGCTCAATCCATTATCGACATCACTGCTTGTCCTGGTACTGACACTTGTAAGCTCGGTATTGGTAGCTCCCGTGGTTTGGCTGGTGAGTTAAGTCGTCGGATGGCTGTAAAGGGTTGGCAGTATAACCAAGCCATTAAGGATATTCGCATTAAGATTAGCGGCTGCTTTAACTCTTGTTCTCAGCATATGGTTGCAGAGATTGGTTTCTACGGTTCTAGTCGTCGCATTCAACGTCGCCGTGTCCCTCACTTTAACCTTGTACTTGGTGGAGCATGGGACAATAACGCCTCTACCTATGGCAAATCAATGGGTGTTTTGCCTTCCAAGCGTATCCCTGATGTGGTGGAATTCTTAGTTGATACTTTCATGAAAGAACGCCAAGGTGATGAGAAATTCCCTGCTTTCTTTAACCGCATTGGCCGTAAGGAAATGAAGGATCGCCTCAAGCCGTTTACTGAGGTTCCCAGCTATGAAGAGGATAAGTCGTTCTATTCTGATTGGGCTGATAGCCGTGAGTTTACCCTCGGTGATATTGGTATTGGGGAATGTGCGGGTGAAGTTGTAACCCTTACTGATTTCAGTATGGCTGATGCGGAAAGTCTTCACTTTGATGCAACAGTCCTACTCGATGAAGAGCCTCAAAATGGCAATATTCAACAGGCTGCGGATAAGGCGATCGCCTCAATGGTGAGCGCAGCCCAAGCCCTAATTAAATTCCAGAACATCGACATTAAAGATGATCCTGAAGTTGTTGCAGCGGAATTCCGTAAGTATTTTTACGATACGCAACTCTTCTTTGACCCCTTTGCGAAAGGTAAGTTTGCTCAGTATTTCTTTGCTGCTCTAGAAGATAAGGCTCCTGCTTCTGTAGATCGTGCCCAGCAACTTGTTGAAGAAGCACGTCTCTTTATTGAAGCGGCTCACTCCTGTAATTCCCGCATGGTGGACGAGGGGATTACGAGCCCTGTGAGCTTTAAGCAGTGGATGTTGAAGAAAGGCGTTAGCTAA
- a CDS encoding efflux RND transporter permease subunit has translation MSFHVSAWSIKNPVPTLMAFIILSIVGLYSFFNLGIDNTPNVDVSAVIINVSQPGAAPEEIETEITKKIEDAVASLADIDQLTSTVTDGSSQTIINFEIGTDTDQATNDVRNAIAEIRTSLPQDITDPVVRELEFAGGSVMTYSFSSEKRSVEELSDLIDRKVGRELVNVKGVAEIRRLGGLDREIRVDLDPQLLQGLGISASQVNDQIARFNLNRPGGRVELGGSEQNVRTLGSAKNIQELQQYPITLPNGDTVALQALGRVEDSFREPRVAATLDDAPVVAFSVWRSPGSTTFGVDQGIRKAIAKLEKTLPDDLKFQLIFTRADEIKASYDGTVLALVAGCILTVMTVGIFLKDWRATLITATALPLSIIPTFFVMRSLDYTLNGMTLLALALAIGNLVDDAICMIENIDQHLQMGKRPFQAAIDGAMEIGLAVVATTATIVAVFLPVAFMGGVPGQFFQPFGVTVAVSTMFSTLVATTMTPMLSAYLLKSKLDGFNADNQPGTYRNILTWALRHRITTLLIAFAFFVGSLQLVPFIPKGLFSTSDTGISVVSFDLPPGSTLDDSKRVMGFVGDRLRENPAVKSVLATADNINSGLIYVNLIDKKERISQREFEQGMRTEFRKIPGARVAFRSNSAGGTSKDLTIILKSEDATTLVETAQTLEQQMASISGLVEIASSASLVKPELIIKPNPQRAADLGVSVAAISQTASLALIGDQDFNLPKFNLSDRQIPIRVQLAPEKRQDIDTLKNLLVPSSTGEMVPLAAVADLRLGSGSAQIDRFNRFRQVEVGANLQGVALGDAFAQVNALPVMSPLPPAVTLEPSGDAEIMRDIFSRFLTALSAAIICIYAILVLLYNNFLYPLGILSALPLSIGGALIGLLITQKELGLFALIGIVLLMGLVTKNAILLVDFTLAGVQEGKSLRQSLLEAGVSRLRPICMTSISTIAGMMPIALELGADGATRSPMAIAVIGGFSTSTVLTLVVVPVLFTYIYNLTQFLIRPFRASSHMPQETQA, from the coding sequence ATGTCCTTTCATGTCTCTGCTTGGTCGATAAAAAATCCCGTGCCGACCCTTATGGCTTTCATCATTTTGAGCATTGTGGGGCTCTATTCATTTTTTAATTTAGGCATTGACAATACGCCAAATGTGGATGTCTCGGCAGTGATTATTAATGTGTCGCAGCCCGGCGCAGCCCCAGAAGAGATTGAAACAGAGATTACAAAAAAAATTGAGGATGCGGTGGCGAGTTTGGCTGATATTGATCAGCTCACTTCGACTGTGACTGATGGTAGCTCCCAGACGATTATTAACTTTGAAATAGGCACCGATACCGACCAAGCCACCAATGATGTGCGGAATGCGATCGCCGAAATTCGGACATCATTGCCACAAGATATTACCGATCCGGTGGTACGAGAACTGGAATTTGCGGGTGGCTCGGTAATGACTTATTCGTTTTCGTCAGAGAAACGGAGTGTCGAAGAGCTTAGCGATCTGATTGACCGGAAAGTGGGACGTGAACTCGTTAATGTCAAAGGCGTGGCAGAGATTCGGCGTTTAGGGGGACTTGACCGCGAAATTCGGGTGGATCTCGACCCTCAGCTTTTGCAAGGCTTGGGAATTTCGGCTTCACAGGTGAATGACCAGATTGCGCGGTTTAATCTCAATCGTCCGGGTGGACGGGTAGAACTGGGCGGCAGTGAGCAGAATGTTCGGACTCTTGGTAGCGCTAAAAATATTCAAGAACTCCAGCAATATCCCATCACTCTCCCTAATGGCGATACCGTTGCGCTACAAGCCTTAGGACGAGTGGAAGATAGTTTCAGAGAACCTCGTGTAGCTGCGACTTTGGATGATGCACCAGTGGTTGCATTCTCGGTTTGGCGGAGTCCGGGTAGTACAACTTTTGGGGTTGATCAGGGCATCAGAAAGGCGATCGCCAAACTCGAAAAAACTTTACCTGATGACCTGAAATTCCAACTCATTTTCACTCGTGCTGATGAAATTAAAGCCTCCTATGACGGTACCGTTTTAGCCCTTGTAGCGGGTTGTATTTTGACAGTAATGACGGTAGGTATTTTTCTGAAAGATTGGCGTGCGACCCTTATCACCGCAACCGCTCTACCTCTATCGATCATTCCCACCTTTTTCGTGATGCGATCGCTGGACTATACGCTCAATGGCATGACATTGCTGGCATTGGCGTTGGCGATTGGTAATTTGGTTGATGATGCGATTTGTATGATCGAAAATATCGACCAACATTTGCAGATGGGTAAACGACCCTTTCAGGCGGCGATTGATGGCGCGATGGAAATCGGTCTGGCCGTTGTCGCAACCACTGCAACAATTGTGGCGGTATTTTTGCCCGTTGCCTTTATGGGGGGGGTTCCTGGCCAATTCTTCCAACCGTTTGGTGTAACCGTTGCCGTATCGACGATGTTTTCGACCCTCGTGGCCACGACCATGACACCAATGTTGAGTGCTTATTTACTCAAATCGAAGCTCGATGGTTTCAACGCAGATAATCAACCTGGCACCTACCGCAATATTTTGACCTGGGCACTCCGTCATCGCATCACAACGTTGCTTATTGCCTTCGCCTTTTTCGTTGGCAGTTTGCAGCTTGTACCCTTTATCCCAAAAGGATTGTTCAGTACGAGTGACACAGGCATTAGTGTGGTGTCCTTTGACTTGCCTCCCGGCTCAACCCTTGACGACAGTAAAAGAGTGATGGGATTTGTGGGCGATCGCCTCCGCGAAAATCCTGCTGTCAAGAGTGTTTTAGCAACAGCGGACAACATCAATAGCGGTTTAATTTACGTCAATCTGATCGACAAAAAAGAACGTATTTCCCAAAGAGAATTTGAACAGGGAATGCGCACAGAATTCCGCAAAATACCTGGTGCGCGTGTGGCTTTCCGTAGTAATAGTGCTGGGGGAACCTCAAAAGATTTAACGATTATTTTGAAGAGTGAGGATGCCACAACTCTTGTCGAAACAGCCCAAACCCTAGAGCAGCAGATGGCAAGCATTTCCGGTTTAGTGGAAATTGCCTCGAGCGCCAGTCTCGTTAAGCCCGAATTGATTATTAAACCAAACCCCCAACGAGCGGCGGATTTAGGTGTTTCCGTTGCAGCGATTTCCCAAACGGCTTCTTTAGCGCTGATTGGTGACCAAGACTTTAATTTGCCGAAATTTAATTTGAGCGATCGCCAAATTCCGATTCGTGTACAGCTTGCCCCTGAAAAACGTCAGGACATCGACACGTTGAAAAACCTGCTCGTACCAAGTAGCACCGGAGAGATGGTTCCCCTCGCCGCTGTTGCTGATTTGCGGTTGGGCAGTGGCTCCGCTCAGATTGACCGCTTCAATCGTTTCCGTCAGGTAGAAGTTGGCGCAAACTTACAGGGAGTGGCCCTTGGTGATGCCTTTGCACAAGTGAATGCTCTGCCCGTGATGAGTCCTCTCCCCCCTGCCGTTACTCTCGAGCCTTCCGGTGATGCAGAGATTATGCGGGATATTTTTAGCCGCTTTTTGACTGCATTAAGCGCTGCGATTATTTGTATCTACGCCATCTTGGTCTTGCTCTACAACAACTTTTTGTATCCTCTTGGCATCCTGTCTGCCCTACCTTTATCCATTGGTGGTGCGTTGATTGGTCTATTGATTACTCAAAAGGAATTAGGACTTTTCGCACTGATTGGTATTGTCCTGCTGATGGGTTTGGTGACAAAGAACGCAATTTTGCTGGTGGACTTTACCCTTGCTGGAGTGCAGGAAGGTAAAAGCTTGCGGCAATCGCTTTTGGAGGCTGGGGTTTCTCGTCTCCGCCCGATTTGTATGACGTCCATTTCCACCATTGCCGGGATGATGCCCATTGCCTTGGAATTAGGGGCTGATGGTGCAACTCGCAGTCCAATGGCGATCGCCGTGATTGGAGGGTTTAGCACCTCGACAGTCTTAACGTTGGTCGTTGTACCAGTGCTGTTTACCTATATCTATAACCTGACGCAATTTTTGATTAGACCCTTCCGTGCGTCGTCCCATATGCCGCAGGAAACTCAAGCCTAA
- a CDS encoding IS6 family transposase: protein MDCPHCDSTRFSVLQRKTNLGYDRFQCKTCHRTYNERTATPFNFIEVPTDIIFEVLFVRVRYKLSYRDVAEFYLLRGFQFSHETVRDWEERFLPYFTEHIREKRRGKIGQVWFVDETYVKVSGRWCYLYRGIDQDGNLVDVRLSDKRDMAGTKAFFEMAREISGESPEQVFTDGLKSYPRAIDEELGKEVEHQVIGCQGNPVEQSHRGQKDRYYPTLGFGALESAQRFCQAFDEVNNVLRPRRQMGEVVSSSERRDRFLQRIEALHSIFNAA from the coding sequence ATGGACTGCCCTCATTGTGACTCGACAAGATTTTCAGTCCTACAACGAAAGACTAACCTTGGTTACGATCGCTTTCAGTGTAAAACTTGCCATCGCACCTATAACGAGCGCACTGCAACACCTTTCAATTTCATTGAAGTGCCTACAGACATTATCTTCGAAGTGTTATTCGTTCGAGTCAGATATAAACTCAGCTATCGAGATGTCGCTGAATTCTATTTGCTTCGCGGATTTCAATTCAGCCATGAAACTGTTCGGGACTGGGAGGAGCGTTTCCTGCCTTATTTCACCGAACACATTCGAGAAAAACGACGAGGAAAAATAGGGCAAGTCTGGTTTGTTGATGAAACTTATGTCAAAGTTTCTGGGCGATGGTGCTATCTATACCGTGGCATTGATCAAGATGGCAATCTTGTGGATGTGAGGCTCTCTGATAAACGGGACATGGCAGGGACTAAAGCCTTTTTTGAAATGGCCAGAGAGATATCAGGGGAAAGTCCCGAGCAAGTCTTTACTGATGGTCTTAAGTCATACCCCAGAGCCATTGATGAAGAATTAGGAAAAGAGGTGGAGCATCAAGTGATTGGCTGTCAGGGTAATCCAGTGGAGCAAAGTCATCGTGGCCAGAAAGACCGATATTATCCGACTCTTGGATTTGGAGCCTTGGAATCAGCCCAGAGATTCTGTCAGGCTTTTGATGAGGTGAATAATGTTCTGAGACCTCGTCGTCAAATGGGAGAAGTAGTGTCTTCGTCTGAACGAAGAGATAGGTTTCTCCAAAGAATCGAAGCATTACACAGCATTTTCAATGCCGCTTAA
- a CDS encoding IS1 family transposase (programmed frameshift): protein MLTCPQCQSPSTIKYGHTHSGKQRYRCHECGRQFVEHPAHPPIATDTRQLIDRLLLERLSLAGITRATGVSLRWLQYYVNAKLETVPHELPVTPKKRGQLTIEMDELWSFVGSKGEKAWIWLALDRDTREVVGYAIGDRSQKTAKQLWDSLPPVYRQCALVYTDYWDAYGCVLPSKRHRVVGKETGQTNHIERFNNTLRQRTSRLVRQALSFSKKWENHIGAVVYFLRHYNLSLQL, encoded by the exons GTGCTCACTTGCCCTCAATGTCAGTCTCCCAGCACCATTAAATATGGTCACACCCATTCGGGAAAGCAGCGCTATCGTTGCCATGAATGTGGTCGCCAGTTTGTGGAACATCCTGCCCACCCTCCCATTGCAACTGACACTCGTCAATTGATTGACCGTCTCCTATTAGAACGTCTCTCTCTCGCTGGTATCACTCGTGCCACAGGGGTCTCTCTGCGCTGGCTACAGTACTATGTCAATGCCAAATTAGAGACTGTGCCTCACGAGTTACCTGTGACTC CAAAAAAAAGAGGGCAACTGACCATCGAAATGGATGAATTGTGGTCTTTTGTCGGTAGTAAAGGTGAGAAAGCATGGATTTGGCTGGCTCTTGACCGAGACACCCGAGAGGTGGTGGGATATGCCATCGGAGACCGTAGTCAAAAGACTGCGAAACAATTATGGGATTCTCTGCCTCCTGTGTATCGTCAGTGTGCGCTGGTCTACACCGATTATTGGGATGCCTATGGCTGTGTCTTACCGAGTAAACGTCATCGAGTTGTGGGCAAGGAGACTGGACAAACAAATCATATTGAGAGATTCAACAACACTCTACGTCAGAGAACGTCCCGCTTAGTCCGTCAGGCACTTTCCTTCTCGAAGAAGTGGGAAAACCACATTGGAGCAGTGGTCTATTTTCTCAGACACTATAATCTCTCTCTTCAGTTATGA
- a CDS encoding IS1 family transposase (programmed frameshift), which translates to MECPECQSTHIRKNGKKKGKQNHICVDCGRQFIDHYSQLGYSNAFKRECLKMYVNGMGFRAIERVKGVHHTTVITWVKQVGALLPDAYEPEEMPQVGELDELQTFVGAKKNKVWLWTAVDHFQPGILAWTIGDRSAETFKPLWAIVSLWRCFFYVTDGWKVYPIFVPDGDQIVSKTYMTRVEGENTRLRHYLARLHRKTLCYSKSVEMLEHSIRLLIHYLKFWDVPIPRPS; encoded by the exons ATGGAATGTCCAGAATGCCAATCTACTCATATCCGTAAGAATGGAAAGAAAAAAGGCAAACAGAATCACATCTGTGTAGATTGCGGTCGTCAGTTTATCGACCACTATAGTCAGCTCGGCTACTCAAATGCCTTCAAACGTGAATGCCTCAAAATGTATGTCAACGGTATGGGCTTTCGAGCCATTGAACGGGTGAAAGGAGTGCACCACACTACCGTCATCACTTGGGTCAAACAAGTCGGTGCATTGCTGCCTGATGCTTATGAACCGGAAGAGATGCCTCAGGTCGGGGAACTCGATGAACTTCAAACATTCGTCGGTGCTA AAAAAAACAAGGTCTGGCTCTGGACAGCAGTAGACCACTTTCAACCAGGTATTCTTGCTTGGACTATTGGTGACAGAAGTGCAGAGACATTCAAGCCACTATGGGCAATCGTTAGTCTCTGGAGATGCTTCTTTTACGTCACAGATGGCTGGAAAGTTTATCCCATCTTTGTACCCGATGGGGACCAGATTGTCAGTAAGACCTATATGACTCGAGTCGAAGGAGAGAACACTCGATTGCGGCATTATCTCGCTCGACTCCATCGAAAGACCTTATGTTATTCAAAGTCTGTGGAAATGTTAGAGCATTCGATTCGATTGCTGATTCACTATCTCAAGTTCTGGGATGTTCCTATCCCTCGACCCTCATAG